TGAGTATCCTCCTTGCAAGTACTTAATTTCAAAGAACGGCATTACCATATGAATTCTACCTGCACATTACGTCATTTTATCACTTAGTTTTATCGGGGGTATCTTGAAACTTTTGCTTATTGAGAAGCTAGGGGGTATAATAGTAAATGCTTTCATCAATCTTATCTAGACaactttttaaattttaaatagtAAATAATTTCTTCTATCTTGTCAAACCAGACCAACATGGCAACATGTCTACATATTATGTCCTTTATGCTGCTACGTTCACCAATGAGTTTATTACTATCCAAATCTCCTTGCTGCATAAGCTAAGGGAGGTCAACTAAACATTTTAAATTAGTCCTCCATTAGCGACTTGCGTTTTTCTTCAAGTGTATACATTTCCTGTGCTCAGAGAAATATTCATGTATGTGTTATTACTTCGACCTATACAAATGATTTTTGCATCATTTAATGTTTTATTGGATCAAATTTGCTCAAATGATGTTAGTTAAACTAGACTCAGGAACGGAGCTAGAAAATGGGATTTCTGGAGCTAGAAAAGTATAACAATTTTATTACTAGTTACATAAATGTTATGGATTTGGGGTTGCGCTCGTCCCCGTCCCTGGTTAGTCTAGCATGTAACTTGTTCCTCTAATATGTTTATTAATAAATTCATAGAAAGGATTATTTAAATAACACTTTCTAATGCAACCAATTTCAACCTATTTGAAAATAGCAATTTTGAAAAACTGCCAAAAATGGGTGGTAGAAACAGTAAAAGAACACAATCAATGAAGAGTAGTTTATGGGgtcaatatatatttttttaccTTTATTTTTTAATATCAGGACCCCTTTGCTAGTTCTTATTGGATACGCTTGGCTTTTGCAGAATTATTTTGCTTCATCAACTCCCGCACTTCTTTTCAATCTGGAACTGGACACATTACGGTATGTGGCTGTCACCGGACAGGCTAATGGTATTACTTGTTTTGATTGTAAATGGCTAACATTTTCATATTTTCAGTGCTGACCTGGGAATCATTGGGTTTCCACCAAAAGAGTTGCAATATCGATTTCTATCTCAGTTCACGCCCATATTTTACATTCGAAGAAGGGAGTACTCGAAGGTACCGGTTTTGTGCTTGCACTTATTATCCTAATAGTTTTTAATGTTATTTGTTTGCAGCATAGGTTTTTGAATAATGTGCTTTGTCTATCTAATTTGGAAGACAGTTGCAGTGGCaccatatattgtaaattatacCGGAGCATTGTTTCGTCAATACCCAGGTAAGATGAATTCTTATTGTCAAGCTGTAGAGTGCGGAGTAACACAAACTATACTTTTATTTGAGAAGTAACAAAAGCATATGACATCAAGGGGGTGTTTAATGTTGTAAAATAAAATCTGGGCAAAAGTTCCCCGTGTAAAACCTAATCCTTCAAATGCAATAGATAAACTCTGTTTTTTTCAATGTATCAGTTAATTTAAGAGAAAATTAGTGGCAGCAGATTTGTTTCTCCCTCGTTCTTCTCTCTTTTTTTAGTTTACTAATGCCCTGTTTTCTTCTATTAAGTCACTGATACCTCTACATCCTAAGCAACAACATACATATGTTGACATTTTCTATATTACTTAAGGATATAGTTTAGATTGTACAAGTCTATATTGATGGGGGTATTTGACTTAATATTTTGGGATACATGCAGAAGGATGCAATAGGATATAGTAAGAATCAATGAATATAATGTGTGCATACAATGTTACTTTTTTTAGTCAAACAATATATGTTAAGGTTTCCATATGTAAACCTGTTCACGAATTatataaaatgaaaatgttcacGGACATTATAATCGATCTTATTCACAAACTTTCGAGCCAAACTATATTCTGCTCAAGTTCTGCTCATTTATAAATCGATCTTTAAAATCATGTTCATGTTCAACTCGTGAACAAATCGAACCGAACTTGATCCAAACTATTTTCGAGCCGAACACCGAACTATTCGTGATCGTATCGACTCATTTACATCCCGATCAATATGTGAGCCATCAAGGGCATGTACACATCTTACATGAAATAGATATGTCAACCTCAATATGGGTAGGAGTAAAATTCATATTTGCCGATAGGATTATATCTAATCTGTTATACTTTACATGTGAACTATCAGTCATCGTTAAATTGAATTAACTTACCACGATATTGTAGTCCAAATTTTGTGCTTGCTAGGTGTCAACCAGTAGTCTTAATTGTACAGTATTAACAGCTTCACTTGTATATGTAACGGAAACAAAGTTACTATATCCTAATTGTATTCTGTTGCAGTGAACAATTTTGCATGTGTTGGGAAAGTGCGCTTTTAACAACTTTTCTGACCtgcatatatatgtgtgtgttttatgTAACATGGTGTTCAATTTTTATATCTCCTGCTCAATTACCAAGCATTTTTGCAGGACCTTGGCAGGTGATGCTGAGACAAACAGATAATTCGTATGCTTGCGTGGCTGAAAGTGCTACTCGATTTACTCTGGGTGAAGTAAGTACAATTTTTCTGAATCTAAATCCTCATTGCATCACTATCACGAGTGATTGTTGTATCTTTTATTAAGTTTGATATTTATTGCCAAAATTAAACACTATCTTGTATATGCAGACCAAGGAAGAACTACTGAGGGTCCTGGGACTTCAGGAGGAACAAGGAAGCTCACTTGAATTCTTGCGTAGAGGCTACAGGGTCTGCTCTCTTATGTATTGAAGAGTTTGATTATCTTTAGTTTAACATGACGTCTTTGCCCATATATATCAGCGCTTTGTCATGTCCCAACCCTCTTTTGTACTTTGGGAGGGTTTCTAGGCTAAGATTCCTAATCTAAAAAAAAGAGTTATGCTTTTAATTAAATTAGAGCAACTCCAATGGTGGGTGCCAAGAGGGGTGTACTTTGGAGATGCTCTTAGATGACCAAAACAAACATTCTCCAATCCTGAATCAAatgtatatattttttaattattaacaTACTTATTTTGCAGAGTTCGACTTGGTGGGAAGAAGATGTAGATAAGGAACTTCATTCAGCTTGGCGTAGCTGAGCTGCAGCGGAAGAACAGAACAAGAATTACTTACATTCAAGTCCAAAGAAATGCACTATTATATATCATTAGAATTCGTGGACTCTGGCCAACTAATGTGTCTTGTAATGGATGAAACAAGAGGAATAATCGTCAACATCGTTCTAAAGGGTCTGATTACAAGGTTGTATAGATAACTCATTCTTTACTTTGTTAGGGAGTATAACAATGAAGTCTTGGATCAAGTTGGCATCAGAAAATAAATTTGAGCTGCTTTGTAAAATTTCAGTCAAGACAAGATATATATACAGTATATTACCTTTTCTACTGCTGTAATCTTATTGAATTTCCGGGAAAGGTTGATGTGAAATTGCCAACTGGTGTAGCATTTCGGAGGTTAAGTAGTGTGCACAAAGAGAACAGTTGCAAAGAGAAAGTTTTCTTAGGGGAGCAGTAAAGTAGTACTTTTTATCATCCTAAAATCTGGATTTGATTCTTGCTTACCTCGATAATTATCAAAGAAAGTATATAATTCTCTAAGCTACTCTAAGAAACTATTATGTTCATTTTGTTATAAACATTTACTCAGGAAAAATTAATCGGGGAAGACCTATAGGTATACTTGAACTTGATTGTCGTGGAGTAGTGAAATTCGAGTGATAGGTTTGGCAGATTTTGTTTGTTTGCTAAAACAATATATGTGTTTGTATATGTATTATTTATACCTTGGACTGGAGTCTAGAGGGAGCTATGGCCCGTGGGTCTGTTATTAAGAGAAAACATGACATGTGAGATTCTATTCTCTATCTTCTTCTACTTGTTGGCTAGGCCAGTGGAGTACTAAAAAAAGCTACAAAATGTTGAAGTTTTCTTTGCAAGATGTTTGAACATAATCTTGAATGATCATTTCAAACAACTTGTGAAAGTTCAAAATTTTCTTACAACTATTTTTCAAAGCTTTTGAGTTGAACAAAATCCGTGAATCAATGAAAGATTCATTGTAGTACAAAATAAGTGGAGACACATCTAAAGCCCTAGTGCTAAATTTCCCCCTTTAAGATTCAAAGGCTACAAAAGTGATTTTTATCATGTCAATGAAAGTGAATATTAATGGCTCTTCTTTCCATACCTTGCAATGGAGTACCATATGACTTATATAAACTTGAAAAAGGAAATTGGACAATGATTCTACATGAAAAAGTTCAAACATACGAGAAACCTTGGGCAACATGGCAATAACTATTCAACTAAAGAAGTTCCTCGTTTCTCGAAGCTCATCGTACTCCATTTGAATACTCGTACGTTCTATGATTTTAACACTTCCGCGTCTTCAATTAATTTATTACATAAAAGATATCGGCTAAGAAAAAACACATTTTTACCTGTGCTCTCTTAATCCTCTCAGCAGAGAGTGAAGCAAAGTACTTGGGGGGAGAATATCAAAATAGAGGAAAAGAGGGATGCAAATGAAAACTCATTTTGTTAATGAACAAGATGAGCAAAGCAACAAGAGGAACTTTGCAAATGGTGTCAGCACTAATATTCCCAAACCTGCAACAGTTAAAACGACTAGATATGGATCAAGTCACAACTGTACATTCATACATCATGATTTATCCTTTGATCCCATGCAGACTAGGGGAATCTGCTTCTGCTAGCTATTGCTCCATCCTAATCAAAAGTGACACAACAAGTACAAACAAATAAGGATACACAGactttatttaaaaatttatatgtACACTGCACCCTTTTTCTTTACAAGAATTCCCAACTCTCGACCTCTTATTATTAATAAGCACTAGCCTTAACTGTATTTCGAGATTTATATCTGAAGAAAAAGGAAGTGACATAAGCTCataattatgttcttaatttcGGCTATGTGGAGTCCCATATAATTTAATCATTGACTAGGGTGGGTATTTACCAAATGCATAATCTCCTTAAATCACAGTAAAATGTGTTAATGTAGGGTCAGAAGGTTTGGTTCCACTAATTACATGCAATAATCACAGAGTAAATTTTTTGTGCTTAAAAGGCATCAAACCACCACTGTCATCCACCTTATTCCCTCCAAAATTTCTTCCATTAAACCTGCAAATTCTCTTTTCCTTTAGTCAAAAGGATCCTCAATTATGGGTCCCATCACTTTTATCTTAATCCTAATCTCATAATCTTCAACTCAGTTATCTATATTTTAACTAAACTCAAACAACAATTTCAAGAACACCCCACTAAACAACCATTAAACAAACAATAATCAATCAATATAATCATCCCAACTGTAAAGCAAAACTCAAACTTTCTTGGTTCTTGAATCCCCCACCTTCCCATTTCTTGATTACCACCTTTCTTTCTTCTACTCCATTGTTAACAAGAACCAGAAACTCAGAAAAAAGAAACCTACAAAACCAACAAAACACAATGCCTTCAAGGCAGAATTTACCACAAAATCATCACCAAGATGCTAAAATAAGTTCCCTTTTTCTCACCATTGTCATCTTTGCTTCACTTGTTATATTTTTCTCATTCATTTACTTCATATATTACCTTTGGTACTCTCTAGTCCATCATTCAAAAACTAGCCCATATGACTCTCCAAACTTACTCGTAAAACTCCAAAAGTTCACTTTCAAGGAACTTAAAGAAGCTACAAATGGTTTTAGCAGCTCAAATTCTATTGGAAGAGGAGGCTCTGGCACTGTTTACAGAGGAATTCTCAAAGATGGTAAGTTAGTTGCTATCAAGTTTCTTGATTCAGTGTCGTTTGAAGGAGACCCTGAGTTTCGAAATGAGTTGCATGTATTAGGAGGCTTGAAATCTCCTTTTATTGTATTGCTTTTAGGATATTGTGTTGAGAAAAATAAGAGATTAGTTGTTTATGAGTACTTGCCTAATAAAAGTTTGCAAGAATCACTTTTTTCTGATGCTGGTTTATGTTTGAGTTGGGTGAGAAGATATGATATTATATTAGATATTGTTAGAGCTATTCAATTCTTGCATTTGGAATGTGATCCTCCTGTGATTCATGGGGATATTAAGCCAAGTAATGTGCTGTTAGATTCTGAGTTTAGAGCTAAACTTTCCGATTTCGGCCTGTCAAGGTTTAAGATTGAGGAAGGTGAATTTGGAGTTGACTTGTTTAGCCAAGATTTTGGAAAGAGTCAAGAACTTTCAGGGAATTTAGGTTTTGCAGGTGGAGAAACTCCGCCAAATGGGACACCAGAGGATAGTGTCAATGAGGTAGATTTTTCTTTAGCTTTACAAGCTTCTTCCTCTACGAAAAATGGGATTCGGAGTAGTTATAATGCAAGTGGTGTGAGATCAAGTTCTTTTGATTGTAATGATATTGGTAGGAATTTTAATGATGCTAAGAATAAGAATGTTAAAGGGAAGGAGGTTATGAATTTTGATAATGCTGGTAAGGATTCAAACAAAGTTGTGGATTATGATTGTGAGGCTTGTAGTGTTGATTATAGTAAAGAATTGAATTCGAGTGGTGCTATGGATGTTGAAGACAATGTTGTTAGTAAGAAACAATGGGGGAGGGATTGGTGGTGGAGACAGGAGGGGACTGCTGAGTTGTGTAGTAAAGATTATGTAACTGAGTGGATTGGGAGTCAAATTTGCCCTTCATCAGATCAGGACTGGGAAGAAGAGAAGAAGAGCTATCACAATAAAACTAACTTGGATTGTTCTAAGCAGGTTGACAAGTATGAACTCGAGGACGTGAAGGAATCCGAATTTCAAGTACAAAGAACTGAGTGTCCTAAAAAGAATATTGAGAAGGAAGGATCAAGGGACAAGAAAGTTTTGGGCGCTAGAAAGCACAAGAAAATGAAGGAATGGTGGAAAGAAGAACACTTAGATGAGCTCAAGAAGAAGAGTAAACGGGGCAACAAGCTTGAAACCAAGTCCAAGAAACGGATGAAAATGCCACATCTTGATTTTGCTAAATGCATTCATTTTTGCAAGAGAAGGAGACTGATGCATCAAGGTCAAACCGAGAGTGATCCCCACACAGAGTTCAGTTTTAGGAAAGGTGTAAAGAAAAATAATGATCATTCTATGGGAAGTGAAATGTGGAGTGGAGAAATATTTAGTAGGGAATTAAGCAGCACGACGAGTATGAGAGGTACTCTGTGTTATGTTGCACCGGAGTATGGGGGAGCTAACTACCTAATGGAGAAGGGGGATATCTACAGTATTGGAGTCCTAATACTTGTGATTGTTTCTGGAAGAAGGCCATTACATGTTCTTTCTTCGCCAATGAAGTTAGAGAAAGCAAACTTGCTTAACTGGTGTCGACATTTAGCCCAAGTAGGAAATGTTTTGGAACTTGTTGATGAGAGATTGAATGATGAGTACAACAAGGATGAAGCCAGTTTGTGCATAAACTTGGCTCTTGCTTGCCTACAGAAAATGCCCGAGTTGAGGCCAGAGATAGGGGACATTGTTAGGATATTGAGAGGAGAAATGGAGCTTCTTTCACTTCCATATCAGTTCTCTCCATCTCCGCCATCCAAATTGTACAGCGGCTCAAGGAGAAAACACAAGAGTAATGCAGAGTAGGTCTTGTAATCAGCAGCATTGATGATGCAAATAAATTGTATCTTGCTCATCATCCAGTTGTTAAGGGGACAGAAGTTGTGCTTAAATATTGCATATAAACTGAGTTGATTTGAAATTGTAAGAATCAAGTTCATTTTAACAATATTAAGGAAGCTTTGGTTCCACAAAGGACTTCAGTGTGATTTAGATACTAGAAATACAAAAGTCATTAGATGTGGGCTATAATTGTATAATTTGTACTGGAATGATTACAGTTCAAAAAGACCAAGGAAACAATATTCGTCTGCACACTGCAGCATAATGTATATATTTAACGACAAGGGAGCTCATAATAATAATCATATATGTAATTAATACGATAAGGGAGCTCATGTAATTTGATCCTAAGAtaaaaaataatagaaataatATTATTGAGTGAAAGAATTACGGTCGAGTTGGTATGGATACCAATATTAACTATTGGTGAAGAAAATTAATAACTTATTTCTTGAGTGTAGTGTTAGGCAACTAGCAGAGATGGAGATGGAGATGGTGTTGGCCCTTGGTTGGGGGATTACAATTTTTATGGTGTCCTTGTCTTGGTTATCGAATGTCAATGAAAATACAGGCATCACACAGTTTCTGACATCTAGTTTTGTTTTGAGTTGACATATATAATTCCTCCTGTGACATACTCCTACCTATCTATTATACACATTTTTATAGCGTTTAAATAAATCAGGCTCCGCCATGAAACATGACGAAACGAGATACACCTTCTTGCCATTATCCAATTTTGCATCCTTGTATTTCCAGCTGACAACAAGCACCAACCATGGACTgttttttttaatgattttttaagGACTAATGCTAGGTAACCCCATTTTtctattaaaataattataaaatgaCATGATATAACAATTTGTGTACGCATATAAATACACGTGGTATCTCATATTATTATCAAGAAAGTTATTATttataaatcatttaaaaaaattctaATAAAATTTGAGGTCGGGCCAAACAAGCGGACCGAACGCACCGTGCCAAGTTAGCGACAGACCGATTTGATTACCACTAAACTCGTGAACGATACATAAAGATGAACGATCCGTGCCGAATCCGACTGATTCTACAAAACGTTAATTTATGAACAACTCGTGAGTTAGAGGCGAGTTAGGTGGTTTAACATAGGCAATACATTGAATAAATATTAGCCGATTTGCAGTTTGCATTAACCAGCAGTGCAAATTAGTACTACCATAGTGACATGTCAATTCatatttatatgaatattttaattgtctcccatcactaatttcactattttatttttaaatgtaATTTGTGATTAAAGGTGCAGACTACGGAAGACGTTTGGGGTGCCAAAAAATATTTTTCCATCGTTTTTTATTTTCTAGAGTTAtgttaaaatatttttctgaatttagAAAACTAACACGTGTTAGAATAAGCAAAAGAGTGGGGGAGCCATGCTGAGCCCTGCAACCAAGTGGCGAATCAGACGGGCCGGTCCGAGCTGGCACGTGCCGCTTCGAGTTGCCGTGCCGGTTTCGGACCGGTTCTGAATACTCCAATTTGTGCTCGCCTCGTTATACTATATGGTCAGTGTCGAATTTTGAACAGGCACATTACGATCCGAGTTATACGAGTTTTTGGCGAGCCGATTCACGATTGTGTCGAGCTAAACTGCTCGTTGGGCCACCTCTAATCGCtttaataacctttattaatacGCGAAACCCATTTTTAAATACTACTATTAATTTTGGTTTCACCAATTTTTGGTACCACCAATTTTTGGTACCACCAATTTTTGATTTCACTTATTTATTCATGTATATCTTATAATACTACTTTTTTATGTCTTTAATTCTACTATATTTTTTTTGGAAAATACTTGGTGTACAGAATTATGTACAAAAATTTGTACATAATGACATGTGGTAGATTTTAATTGGAATGGACCCCTGTATTtacatcaacaacaccaattaaACACCCCACATCAATTGCCATGTCATTCTGTACAATTTTTTTATACAAAATTCTGTACACCTAGCACTCCTCAAATTTTTTATTACATCATTTATTTATGTTATACTTCTACATGTATAATGATTCTACTaagtttagttttatttttgttattttatacTTCTACATGTCGTATGATTCTATtaaatttagttttatttttgttttcttaTACTTCTACCTATTaagtttggttttatttttgtttcaacCCCTTTAACTTTAATCTTTGTGTTCTTAATTCCCTTATATATTGCTAATTCAATATATTAGACGTGTTTGGTTTCATCAATTTCTGATTTCACCCTTTTTAAATTTCATTATAActttaaatgtataatttttattcttcttttacttgtatataacttataatattatatgtattattttacccattttttAGTTTCAATTTCTTTTTCGATTTCCAGTAGTTCAAAGGAATGTCATCGATTGAAGAATCACTCGAATACTCTGACATTATTGATTTATCCTTGAAATCTCTGACAAGGCACGCCTCTTGCTCTAAAAAGAAGGGAGTTTTATGTGCGTGCGAAAAGTCAGGTTTGATATGAGTGATTGAGGAGAGTAGATCCCCAACATTATGCAGAATTCTTCAAATGGATGGAAGGGCGAAGAAGGGGACGCACCCTTGTCTTTCAGCTGTCAAAACAAATGAAAAATTCTATTAAGGGCGTGTCcataaaaaaaggaaaaagagatgCGGAAATAATGGGAAGTATAAAAGAGACAAAAAGGAGACCGAGGTAAATACACGTCCtag
This sequence is a window from Apium graveolens cultivar Ventura chromosome 9, ASM990537v1, whole genome shotgun sequence. Protein-coding genes within it:
- the LOC141687447 gene encoding putative receptor-like protein kinase At1g80870, translated to MPSRQNLPQNHHQDAKISSLFLTIVIFASLVIFFSFIYFIYYLWYSLVHHSKTSPYDSPNLLVKLQKFTFKELKEATNGFSSSNSIGRGGSGTVYRGILKDGKLVAIKFLDSVSFEGDPEFRNELHVLGGLKSPFIVLLLGYCVEKNKRLVVYEYLPNKSLQESLFSDAGLCLSWVRRYDIILDIVRAIQFLHLECDPPVIHGDIKPSNVLLDSEFRAKLSDFGLSRFKIEEGEFGVDLFSQDFGKSQELSGNLGFAGGETPPNGTPEDSVNEVDFSLALQASSSTKNGIRSSYNASGVRSSSFDCNDIGRNFNDAKNKNVKGKEVMNFDNAGKDSNKVVDYDCEACSVDYSKELNSSGAMDVEDNVVSKKQWGRDWWWRQEGTAELCSKDYVTEWIGSQICPSSDQDWEEEKKSYHNKTNLDCSKQVDKYELEDVKESEFQVQRTECPKKNIEKEGSRDKKVLGARKHKKMKEWWKEEHLDELKKKSKRGNKLETKSKKRMKMPHLDFAKCIHFCKRRRLMHQGQTESDPHTEFSFRKGVKKNNDHSMGSEMWSGEIFSRELSSTTSMRGTLCYVAPEYGGANYLMEKGDIYSIGVLILVIVSGRRPLHVLSSPMKLEKANLLNWCRHLAQVGNVLELVDERLNDEYNKDEASLCINLALACLQKMPELRPEIGDIVRILRGEMELLSLPYQFSPSPPSKLYSGSRRKHKSNAE